A section of the Pimelobacter simplex genome encodes:
- a CDS encoding TetR/AcrR family transcriptional regulator, which yields MTQEDWLIDGRRRDAAVRRVHRAARELFLERGVERTTADAVARRAGCSRATFYRLVGNRAALVDALLTAGAASVVARVEAATAGLTGAARATEAIVTAAEAIRADAVVAAWLRDRASLDDVLGGPEGITALARTLTGAARTGTADGEWIVRSVLALVAMPGRDGAAERELVASYVVPGLGLPG from the coding sequence ATGACGCAGGAGGACTGGCTGATCGACGGGCGACGCCGGGACGCCGCCGTCCGCCGGGTGCACCGGGCGGCGCGCGAGCTGTTCCTGGAGCGCGGCGTCGAGCGGACCACGGCGGACGCCGTCGCCCGGCGGGCCGGCTGCTCGCGGGCGACCTTCTACCGCCTGGTGGGCAACCGGGCGGCTCTCGTCGACGCGCTGCTGACCGCCGGCGCCGCGAGCGTGGTCGCGCGGGTCGAGGCGGCGACGGCGGGTCTCACCGGCGCGGCCCGGGCGACCGAGGCGATCGTGACCGCGGCCGAGGCGATCCGGGCGGACGCCGTCGTCGCCGCCTGGCTGCGCGACCGGGCGAGCCTCGACGACGTCCTCGGCGGCCCCGAGGGCATCACCGCGCTGGCGCGCACGCTCACCGGTGCCGCCCGGACGGGCACCGCCGACGGCGAGTGGATCGTGCGCTCGGTGCTGGCGCTGGTGGCGATGCCGGGCCGCGACGGCGCGGCCGAGCGCGAGCTCGTGGCGTCGTACGTCGTCCCGGGACTGGGACTGCCGGGCTAG